TTTACCTTCAAGTCCACTATAGACAGCTGTGTCTTTAGGTGGAAGTTTAATGATGAGGAATGGTCAGAGTGGAGCACTGAGAACTCTGTCACCAGGGAAGAACTGTCCCAGGGCAATCACTACTTTAAGGTACAATCTGCCAAGGACGTAAACAATAATACCGAGATCGATGCAGACGAGATGGATCCTGTACCAGAAGAACGCACCTGGACCATAAGCGAAACCGGCGTTGTAAAACCCGACCTACCCACCAAAAAACCCTTCAAATTCTGGAAAAAAGAATAATCCTAACTCCTTTATTCCCAATAACTTCCTTGTCCCTTGTCCCTTGTCCCTTGTCCCTTTTTCTCCCCCTACCTTGACAAATACTATCTGGTAGTATATAGTTGTATCACCCCCTATCAGACATATGATAGGGTTTTTGTGTCAAGTGAGGACACGATTTACGAAAATCAAAGATTTTCGTAAATCGTTTGTCCGAACTTGACCCCCACACCAATTTCTAAGCATACCAAAAGATGTCTGCTTAAATTGGTGTGGGGGTTTAATTCGCACAGCAACTTATGTTCACTTCGTTCCATAAGTTGCGTGCTCATTAAAGGACATGATTATGAATAAGGAAAAATACTATTCAGCGACAGAGGCTGCTGAGTTTCTGGGCATATCAAAGCAGACATTGATTCGCTATGAGAATAAGAAGGTATTCCCTAAGCCTAAGCGTAATGCTGTAAATGGATGGCGGGAGTATACTGAGGATGAGATCAGGCGTCTTAAGACCATAATGGGAAGGGAACGCTGATGGTTAAGCTGGCCAATACCTCAATAGGGTTGGATATCGGCACTCGCTTTATAAAGCTCGTTGAGCTTAAGAGGGCCAAAGACAACACTATTCTCCTGAATAAATTTGGCGTAAAGGAGATCCCAAAAGACCTTAAGATGGACAGGGATAAGGTGATCCTTCAGCTGATATCACAGCTATTTTCTGAGAACAATATAAAGTTGCGCAATGTAAATATAGCTGCAGGCGGCCAGTCAGTCTTTGTGAGATTCGTGAAGCTTTTGCAGACAAAAGAGGACAAGCTCAAGCAAACAATGAAGTTCGAGGCGCAGAATCAAATACCATTTCCCCTGAACGAAGTGGCATGGGATTGGTCGCTGCTGGATAAAGACAAGAAGGCCACTAAAAAAGCAGTAATAGTGGCGATAAAAAAGAACCT
The Candidatus Gorgyraea atricola genome window above contains:
- a CDS encoding MerR family transcriptional regulator yields the protein MNKEKYYSATEAAEFLGISKQTLIRYENKKVFPKPKRNAVNGWREYTEDEIRRLKTIMGRER